In Helianthus annuus cultivar XRQ/B chromosome 9, HanXRQr2.0-SUNRISE, whole genome shotgun sequence, the following are encoded in one genomic region:
- the LOC110878729 gene encoding ras-related protein Rab7, protein MLMSDRMLLKVIVLGDSGVGKTSLMNQYVYKRFNKQYKATIGADFVTKELHIDDKLVTLQIWDTAGQERFHSLGVAFYRGADCCVLVYDVNIQKTFETLQTWHEEFLNQADPSEPERFPFVLLGNKVDTNGGASRAVSEKTAREWCALKGNIPYFETSAKENYNVDEAFLCVAKTALASEPHPQDVNEMYFERIPTTISETDQQERSCAC, encoded by the exons ATGTTGATGTCGGATCGTATGCTGCTCAAGGTCATTGTTCTTGGAGATAGCGG GGTTGGGAAGACATCTTTGATGAATCA ATATGTTTATAAAAGATTCAACAAACAATACAAGGCCACAATTGGTGCTGATTTTGTGACAAAAGAGTTGCATATAGATGACAAGCTTGTCACCTTGCAA ATTTGGGACACAGCTGGGCAAGAGAGGTTTCATAGTCTTGGGGTTGCTTTTTACAGAGGGGCTGATTGCTGTGTTCTTGTATATGATGTCAACATTCAGAAAACCTTTGAAACCCTTCAAACTTGGCATGAAGAGTTTTTAAATCAG GCTGATCCAAGTGAACCTGAGAGATTTCCTTTTGTGTTGTTAGGGAACAAGGTCGACACAAACGGTGGGGCAAGTCGAGCG GTCTCCGAGAAGACCGCACGAGAGTGGTGTGCTTTAAAGGGAAACATACCTTACTTTGAGACGTCTGCAAAAGAAAATTACAACGTCGATGAAGCATTCCTTTGTGTTGCAAAAACCGCACTTGCAAGTGAACCGCACCCTCAAGATGTAAATGAAAT GTATTTTGAAAGAATTCCAACAACAATTTCAGAAACTGATCAACAAGAAAGAAGTTGTGCCTGCTAA